In one window of Deltaproteobacteria bacterium DNA:
- a CDS encoding MerR family transcriptional regulator, with protein sequence MSLEKQDYYMINEVSRRVNLSQKRIREYEREGFIKPEREVRTNNRRYTDFDILQIKRVNYLIHERGFTLACLRHLLVMAPCWNIFGCVTKESCLAYLNPHQPCWQVRIREENEHASLCAHCAIYLNRQQKSEPILEKEHGHW encoded by the coding sequence ATGAGTCTAGAAAAGCAGGACTATTACATGATTAACGAGGTTTCCCGGCGTGTTAACCTATCCCAGAAAAGAATTAGGGAATACGAGAGAGAAGGCTTCATCAAACCCGAACGAGAAGTAAGGACCAATAACAGACGCTACACAGACTTTGATATCCTCCAGATCAAGCGTGTTAACTATTTGATCCACGAACGAGGATTTACCCTGGCCTGCCTTCGCCATCTCCTGGTCATGGCCCCATGTTGGAACATTTTTGGATGCGTCACAAAAGAGAGCTGTCTTGCATATCTCAATCCACACCAACCCTGCTGGCAGGTCCGGATCAGAGAAGAGAATGAGCACGCCAGCCTGTGCGCTCACTGCGCTATTTATCTCAATCGCCAGCAGAAATCCGAACCAATACTTGAGAAGGAACATGGTCATTGGTAA
- a CDS encoding molybdenum cofactor guanylyltransferase, whose translation MTEPPYDITGLILAGGASQRMGRPKAQVELSGQTILDRIRSKLTPICREIILATNRPTDFFDCDLEIVQDLVPGRGPLGGLATGLFFAHYPWTLVMACDLPFVKPELLTLLAQKALTAPHGPRALIPQHAAGWEPLVAVYSKSCLKAALKLLAHERPRLQDLRRQGVVFQFVTEEELVKFDPDLISFINLNTPEDLERARDLLGE comes from the coding sequence TTGACTGAACCGCCATACGACATAACAGGCCTGATTTTAGCCGGCGGCGCTTCCCAGCGCATGGGTCGGCCCAAGGCTCAGGTAGAACTGTCGGGGCAGACCATCCTGGACCGCATCAGGTCGAAATTGACCCCTATCTGTCGTGAAATTATCCTGGCCACCAACCGTCCCACTGATTTTTTTGATTGCGATCTCGAGATCGTGCAGGATCTCGTGCCGGGTCGAGGTCCTCTGGGAGGTCTGGCCACAGGCCTCTTTTTTGCGCACTACCCCTGGACCCTGGTCATGGCCTGTGATCTGCCGTTTGTGAAACCGGAATTACTTACCTTGCTGGCTCAGAAGGCGCTCACAGCCCCCCATGGTCCCCGCGCTCTGATTCCCCAGCATGCGGCCGGCTGGGAGCCTTTAGTGGCGGTTTATTCGAAAAGCTGCCTTAAGGCGGCCTTGAAACTCCTGGCTCACGAGAGGCCGCGCCTGCAGGATTTGAGGCGGCAAGGGGTAGTTTTTCAATTCGTGACCGAGGAAGAACTCGTAAAATTTGATCCTGACCTGATTTCATTCATCAATCTCAACACACCAGAGGATCTCGAACGAGCCAGGGATCTGCTTGGGGAATGA
- a CDS encoding HD domain-containing protein has product MGTHRLKEQIRFLVEIDKLKSVLRQSRLVNAERRENSAEHSWHVAVMALVLSEHAAEQVDLAHVLQMLLVHDLVEIDAGDTYCYDEAGALDQKERESRAAERIFSLLPEDQAKELVELWEEYETGISPEAKFAAALDRLMPLLHNYHTQGKSWKEHDITRDQVLARNANIGEGSKILWQYAQSIIDKSVSAGYLSAS; this is encoded by the coding sequence ATGGGCACGCATCGTTTGAAGGAACAGATACGGTTTCTGGTTGAGATTGATAAGCTAAAGAGTGTTCTTCGACAGTCCCGTCTTGTCAATGCCGAACGGCGAGAAAATTCGGCCGAGCACAGCTGGCATGTGGCCGTAATGGCCCTGGTCTTGTCGGAACATGCCGCGGAACAGGTGGATCTGGCCCACGTGTTGCAAATGCTCCTGGTTCACGACCTCGTGGAGATAGACGCCGGAGACACATACTGCTATGACGAAGCCGGGGCCCTGGATCAGAAGGAGCGAGAATCTCGAGCCGCGGAAAGGATTTTCAGCCTGCTGCCTGAAGATCAGGCGAAAGAGCTGGTTGAACTCTGGGAGGAGTATGAAACAGGTATTTCACCGGAGGCAAAGTTCGCAGCCGCTCTCGATCGCTTGATGCCGCTGCTGCACAATTATCATACCCAGGGTAAAAGCTGGAAGGAGCACGATATCACCCGGGACCAGGTGCTGGCGCGCAACGCCAATATTGGCGAGGGTTCAAAGATTCTCTGGCAGTATGCCCAATCAATTATAGACAAGTCCGTGTCCGCGGGATACCTGTCGGCGTCATAG
- a CDS encoding YfcE family phosphodiesterase, translating to MKFAVISDSHGETDNVRRLAEHLCNIGIKHVIHLGDDYDDADVLSEAGLEVLRVPGVFSDYYQDPDIPNRLFSELGGLKILLTHADAPHKNDRPEDGDPAELAREKKPDLVLFGHSHLPVIEERAGILWVNPGHLKTADKKGAPPSYALIDTETTPCQIQIRAFEDDRVLMER from the coding sequence ATGAAATTTGCTGTAATTAGCGATAGTCACGGGGAAACGGATAATGTCCGCCGACTGGCCGAACATCTTTGCAACATTGGAATCAAACATGTCATTCACCTGGGGGACGATTATGATGACGCGGACGTCCTTTCAGAGGCAGGCCTGGAAGTCTTACGGGTACCCGGAGTCTTCAGCGACTATTATCAGGACCCGGACATTCCCAATCGCCTCTTCTCCGAGCTGGGCGGCCTCAAGATTCTCCTGACCCACGCTGATGCGCCCCACAAGAACGACCGCCCCGAAGACGGGGACCCGGCGGAACTGGCTCGAGAAAAAAAACCGGACCTCGTCCTGTTCGGCCACAGCCACTTACCGGTCATCGAAGAACGGGCAGGTATACTCTGGGTCAACCCCGGCCATCTAAAGACCGCAGACAAAAAGGGCGCTCCGCCTTCCTATGCCTTGATTGACACGGAAACAACCCCTTGCCAGATTCAAATCCGGGCATTTGAGGATGACCGCGTTTTAATGGAGAGATGA
- the tig gene encoding trigger factor: MEFTWEDIEATKKKLAVEAPAKMVDTRMKESLQDIRKKAKLKGFRPGKAPLSMIKRIYGPQVEQEVTQKLINEALREALDKANLSLASPANLEESSYVEGEPFRFTFSLEIKPQFTVKGYEELELVREPVKITREMADKRLSQLREAYATTKGIEEERPLKTGDIAVIDYTAYIGGEPLEGGTNPSYQLEVGAGIFDSDFDSNLVGLSKGEDREITVTFKDDYYNPKLAGQEVRFEVKLLDIKEKILPELDDEFAKDLGGEFKNLDDLKEQIKADLTKVEEQRVEELLRGQLRDKLLDLVEFEIPESMVQQEIKAMVANTRFNFQRSGLTLEAAGMSEEKLKEEYEPAAVKMVKTNLILERIAQDKDLTVTDDELKAEMFRMARETGQPLDKITEFYSQNQMLEPKRQQLLIEKTLNYLIENANIKDVEESSASETEGASSGSGEDSEKERS, translated from the coding sequence ATGGAGTTTACTTGGGAAGATATTGAAGCCACGAAAAAAAAGCTTGCGGTCGAAGCGCCTGCAAAGATGGTAGACACGCGCATGAAGGAAAGTCTGCAAGACATTCGTAAGAAAGCTAAATTAAAAGGATTTCGGCCAGGCAAGGCTCCTTTGAGCATGATCAAAAGGATTTATGGCCCTCAGGTCGAGCAGGAAGTAACCCAGAAATTGATCAATGAAGCCTTGCGTGAAGCCCTGGACAAGGCCAATCTGAGTTTGGCTTCTCCGGCCAACCTGGAAGAATCCAGCTATGTGGAGGGTGAGCCTTTTCGTTTCACTTTTTCGCTTGAAATCAAGCCTCAGTTTACGGTCAAAGGTTATGAAGAGCTTGAACTCGTCAGGGAGCCGGTTAAGATCACCCGGGAAATGGCCGATAAGAGACTTAGCCAGCTTCGCGAAGCATACGCCACCACCAAAGGCATTGAGGAAGAGCGCCCTCTTAAAACCGGAGATATTGCTGTGATAGACTATACAGCGTATATTGGCGGAGAGCCCCTGGAAGGTGGAACCAATCCCAGCTACCAGCTGGAGGTCGGCGCTGGAATTTTTGACTCCGATTTTGATTCCAACCTGGTCGGGCTTTCCAAAGGTGAAGACCGGGAGATCACCGTCACCTTTAAAGATGACTATTATAATCCGAAGCTAGCCGGTCAGGAAGTAAGATTTGAGGTAAAACTTCTGGACATAAAAGAGAAGATCCTGCCCGAGCTCGATGATGAATTCGCCAAGGATCTGGGAGGAGAATTTAAGAACCTCGATGATCTGAAAGAACAAATCAAGGCTGATCTGACCAAGGTGGAAGAACAGCGGGTCGAAGAACTCCTCCGGGGTCAATTGAGAGATAAACTCCTTGATCTTGTGGAATTCGAGATACCGGAAAGCATGGTTCAGCAGGAGATCAAGGCCATGGTGGCCAATACCAGGTTCAACTTCCAGCGCTCCGGGTTGACCCTCGAAGCTGCAGGCATGTCCGAGGAAAAACTGAAGGAAGAGTATGAGCCGGCTGCGGTTAAAATGGTTAAGACCAACTTGATTCTCGAAAGAATTGCACAAGATAAAGACCTGACTGTCACTGATGACGAGCTGAAGGCAGAGATGTTCCGGATGGCTCGAGAGACGGGGCAGCCTCTAGATAAAATAACGGAATTTTACAGTCAAAACCAAATGTTAGAACCAAAACGCCAGCAGCTCCTCATTGAAAAGACCTTGAATTATTTAATTGAAAATGCTAATATTAAAGACGTTGAGGAATCTTCTGCATCGGAAACTGAAGGCGCCTCTTCAGGATCTGGTGAAGATTCTGAGAAAGAACGTTCGTAA
- a CDS encoding HAMP domain-containing protein produces MDMEKDIVRQAYLERKKMRLELGLIGFIILVVIGLTILATNVVRLGPNIPLSNSILFFTVVNVNAILLIYLIFLVLRNLYRLFFAPQRQLSGAKLRTKLVVAFISLSLVPTVLLLFTSLQFIATSENAWFNTNVEQSLTDSLKVGQFFMDLTRGYALDFGEKTRKTLEREGLARLQSMDRLEAYLEDKRKEYSFSQVRLYSQNHEPMVTVRAQDVSPNLIPSLSEDLLKNVTLFRQARTIIDSTDRGDVVHVLLPLTARDERVLAVMDVSYFYPIQLSGKLQAIARGLDGYRELKEFRDPIRLNHYITLTLVTLLIIFAATWFGFRLASGITGPIMRLAEGTQRIAGGDYDFTIDVQSSDEVGTLIASFNRMTKDLKASKSELTQKNIELTRSYTELDQRQRYIQIVLQNVTAGIISTDAHGHTTTINNSAEEIIKVKADRIIGRKLQDLLPPDLKSLDDLVEAAKASPRGSAEKQVRIKIGEQALSLHLHLTLLKDEQNQDMGMVLVFDDLTELEKAQRMAAWREVARRIAHEVKNPLTPIQLSTQRLRKHYGGHLGDDDQIFNECTHMIIRQVEELKRLVDEFSNFARLPAARLTLNDLARLVEETLVLYKEGHQHVDFSLIKDPSQPAFNLDREQMKRVLINLLDNAVAAVDNHGHIEINLSYDQTLEIMRLEVADDGVGISAQDKDRVFDPYFSARKSGTGLGLAIVSTIVADHNGFIRVQDNQPRGTKFIIEMPVRT; encoded by the coding sequence ATGGACATGGAAAAAGATATTGTAAGACAGGCCTATCTGGAACGTAAAAAAATGCGCCTGGAACTGGGGCTAATTGGTTTCATCATACTCGTGGTCATCGGCCTGACCATTCTGGCAACCAATGTCGTGCGGCTCGGTCCGAATATCCCCCTCTCCAACAGTATCCTCTTCTTCACCGTCGTTAACGTCAACGCCATTCTTTTAATCTACCTGATCTTCCTGGTTCTGCGCAACCTGTACCGGCTCTTTTTCGCCCCCCAGCGCCAACTGAGCGGAGCCAAACTGCGCACCAAGCTGGTGGTGGCATTCATCAGTCTCTCCCTCGTTCCCACGGTCTTGCTCCTGTTCACCTCCCTCCAGTTCATCGCCACAAGCGAGAATGCCTGGTTTAACACCAATGTCGAACAGTCTCTGACGGACTCATTGAAAGTAGGACAGTTCTTCATGGACCTCACGAGAGGATATGCCTTGGATTTTGGAGAAAAAACCAGAAAAACCTTGGAAAGAGAAGGACTCGCCCGCCTCCAATCCATGGATCGGCTTGAAGCGTATCTTGAGGATAAGCGCAAGGAATATAGCTTCTCGCAGGTGCGGCTCTATTCCCAAAACCACGAGCCCATGGTTACAGTTCGAGCCCAGGATGTTTCTCCAAACCTGATTCCTTCACTTTCGGAAGACCTTCTCAAGAATGTCACCCTTTTCCGTCAGGCGCGCACCATCATAGATTCCACCGATCGAGGCGACGTGGTCCATGTTCTCCTGCCTTTGACCGCCCGGGATGAACGAGTTCTGGCCGTTATGGATGTGAGTTATTTTTATCCCATCCAGCTTAGCGGAAAGCTGCAGGCCATCGCCCGAGGGCTGGATGGATACAGAGAACTCAAGGAGTTTAGGGACCCCATCAGGCTCAACCATTACATCACCTTAACGCTGGTAACACTGCTCATCATCTTCGCGGCAACGTGGTTCGGCTTCCGTCTCGCCAGCGGGATCACCGGGCCGATCATGAGGCTGGCCGAGGGTACGCAAAGGATTGCCGGCGGGGATTATGATTTCACTATTGATGTTCAGTCCAGCGATGAGGTCGGGACCCTGATCGCTTCCTTCAATCGAATGACCAAGGATCTCAAGGCCAGCAAAAGCGAGTTGACTCAAAAGAATATTGAACTGACCAGGAGTTATACGGAACTGGATCAGAGACAACGCTACATCCAGATCGTACTTCAAAATGTGACGGCAGGCATCATTTCCACGGATGCGCACGGTCATACGACCACCATAAACAACTCGGCCGAGGAGATTATTAAGGTCAAGGCCGACCGGATTATTGGCCGGAAGTTGCAGGATCTCCTGCCGCCCGACCTTAAATCCCTTGACGATCTTGTCGAGGCTGCCAAGGCTTCCCCGCGAGGCTCGGCCGAGAAACAGGTCCGGATTAAGATCGGTGAGCAGGCCTTGAGTTTACATCTTCATCTGACCCTGCTCAAGGACGAGCAGAATCAGGACATGGGCATGGTCTTGGTTTTCGACGACCTGACAGAGCTCGAGAAAGCCCAGCGTATGGCCGCCTGGAGAGAGGTGGCGCGGCGCATCGCTCATGAGGTCAAAAACCCTCTGACGCCGATTCAGCTTTCAACCCAGCGCCTGCGTAAACATTACGGTGGCCACCTGGGCGATGACGACCAGATATTTAACGAATGCACCCACATGATCATTCGTCAGGTCGAGGAACTCAAACGGCTGGTTGATGAGTTTTCCAACTTTGCAAGGTTGCCTGCGGCCCGCCTGACCTTGAATGATCTGGCCCGACTTGTGGAAGAAACCCTGGTCCTGTATAAGGAAGGCCACCAGCATGTGGACTTTAGCCTGATAAAAGACCCCAGCCAGCCAGCCTTCAATCTGGACCGGGAACAAATGAAACGTGTGCTGATCAATCTCCTGGACAACGCCGTGGCCGCGGTGGATAACCATGGTCATATCGAGATCAACCTGTCCTACGATCAAACTCTCGAGATCATGCGCCTGGAAGTGGCCGACGACGGCGTCGGCATCAGCGCCCAGGACAAGGACAGGGTCTTTGACCCTTATTTTTCAGCGAGGAAGTCAGGCACCGGGCTGGGCCTGGCCATCGTCAGCACCATTGTGGCCGACCATAACGGCTTCATCAGGGTTCAGGACAACCAGCCCCGCGGCACCAAGTTCATTATCGAAATGCCCGTCAGAACCTGA
- a CDS encoding sigma-54-dependent Fis family transcriptional regulator yields the protein MEKTILVVDDEEDIRQSLEGILRDEGFNVTLATNGSEVLDRIEAVMPDLVLLDIWMEGSEQGLDVLAHLQREHPYLPVVMISGHGNIETAVKATKMGAYDYIEKPLSYDKILLVIEHCLNYHRLAEENVLLKNQAAKRFKLTGRSSAMQNLKKQIEIVAPTNAWVLITGKNGTGKELVAHTIHRLSKRADKPMVEVNCAAIPDELIESELFGHEKGAFTGAGQARRGRFDLANHGTLFLDEIGDMSLKTQSKILRILQEQKLERVGGTKTIQVDVRVIAATNKDLEEEIAQGSFREDLYYRLNVIPIHVPPLKERKEDIPILIQDFLEEFSRKNNVVSKTISQKALEALTAHDWPGNVRELKNYVERLVIMSPGAVIELVDLMPSAALPSSRPASFPDILAVPTLREAKALAEREYIQSRLTKYKGNVTQTAEAIGLDRTSLHKKIKALGLKIEAG from the coding sequence ATGGAGAAAACGATACTAGTTGTGGACGACGAAGAGGATATTCGCCAGTCTCTCGAAGGTATCCTGCGCGATGAAGGCTTCAATGTCACCCTGGCCACAAACGGTAGTGAGGTCCTGGATCGGATCGAGGCGGTTATGCCAGACCTGGTTCTGCTCGATATCTGGATGGAAGGGTCTGAGCAAGGTCTGGATGTATTGGCACACCTTCAAAGAGAGCACCCTTATCTGCCTGTGGTCATGATCTCCGGACATGGGAATATCGAAACGGCGGTCAAAGCCACCAAGATGGGGGCATATGACTACATCGAGAAACCGCTCTCTTACGATAAAATCCTTCTGGTGATCGAACATTGCCTGAATTACCACCGTTTAGCAGAAGAGAATGTTCTCCTGAAAAATCAGGCGGCGAAACGCTTCAAGCTCACGGGCCGAAGCTCGGCCATGCAAAACCTTAAAAAACAGATCGAAATAGTGGCTCCTACTAACGCCTGGGTCCTGATCACCGGGAAAAATGGCACGGGCAAAGAACTGGTGGCCCACACCATTCATCGTTTAAGTAAGCGGGCGGATAAACCGATGGTCGAAGTCAACTGCGCGGCAATTCCGGATGAACTGATCGAAAGTGAACTCTTTGGTCATGAAAAAGGCGCCTTCACCGGCGCAGGCCAGGCCAGACGCGGCCGGTTCGACCTGGCCAACCATGGCACCCTTTTCCTCGATGAAATCGGAGATATGAGTCTTAAAACACAGTCCAAAATCCTTCGTATCCTGCAGGAACAAAAACTTGAGCGCGTCGGCGGGACAAAGACCATTCAGGTTGACGTGCGGGTCATCGCGGCAACCAATAAGGACCTGGAGGAGGAGATCGCCCAAGGCAGCTTCCGGGAGGATCTCTATTACAGGCTCAACGTCATCCCGATTCACGTTCCACCCCTGAAAGAACGCAAGGAAGATATTCCGATCCTGATTCAGGATTTCCTGGAAGAATTTTCCAGAAAAAATAATGTCGTATCCAAGACCATCAGCCAGAAGGCGCTTGAAGCCCTGACCGCCCACGACTGGCCGGGCAATGTCCGTGAACTTAAAAATTACGTGGAACGGCTGGTCATTATGTCCCCGGGCGCGGTGATCGAATTAGTGGACCTGATGCCCAGCGCGGCCTTACCTTCCTCACGCCCCGCATCATTTCCCGACATTCTGGCCGTGCCGACCCTGAGAGAGGCCAAGGCTCTGGCTGAGCGTGAATACATCCAGTCCAGGTTAACCAAATATAAAGGCAACGTCACCCAGACCGCCGAAGCCATCGGTCTGGATCGAACCAGTTTGCATAAAAAAATCAAGGCGCTAGGCCTGAAGATAGAGGCTGGCTAA
- the clpP gene encoding ATP-dependent Clp endopeptidase proteolytic subunit ClpP, whose amino-acid sequence MALIPFVVEQSSRGERAYDIYSRLLKDRIVFLGTALDNSVANVMVAQLLYLESEDPDKDINFYVNSPGGDVTAGLAIYDTMQYIKPDVSTLAMGQASSMGALLLAGGAKKKRFALPHSRILIHQPLGAFQGQATDIDIQARQVLKLKQELNEILAKHTGQNIEKIQTDTERDFFMTAAQAVEYGLVDKVITEREMKP is encoded by the coding sequence ATGGCTTTAATTCCCTTTGTCGTAGAACAGAGCAGCCGCGGAGAACGGGCGTATGACATATACTCCCGCCTGCTTAAAGACCGCATTGTCTTTTTAGGAACCGCTCTTGATAACAGTGTTGCCAACGTGATGGTGGCCCAGCTTCTATATTTAGAATCAGAGGACCCGGACAAGGATATAAACTTCTATGTCAATTCCCCGGGTGGGGACGTTACAGCCGGTCTAGCCATCTACGATACGATGCAGTATATCAAGCCTGACGTTTCGACCCTGGCCATGGGACAGGCTTCGAGCATGGGCGCATTATTGCTCGCCGGGGGAGCGAAAAAGAAGCGCTTCGCCTTGCCTCATTCTCGAATTCTCATCCATCAACCTTTGGGTGCGTTCCAAGGCCAGGCTACGGATATTGACATCCAGGCCCGTCAGGTTCTTAAGCTCAAGCAGGAGCTTAATGAGATTTTGGCCAAACATACCGGTCAAAACATCGAGAAGATTCAGACCGACACTGAACGCGACTTTTTTATGACCGCCGCTCAGGCCGTTGAATACGGCCTTGTTGACAAGGTTATTACTGAGCGCGAAATGAAGCCTTGA
- a CDS encoding MoxR family ATPase produces the protein MGNNDGRKIFTGASKYVLDTELAKIVNISMALEMPLLLKGEPGTGKTTLAHAIAEALNMPLIVLNVKSNMKLVDALYLYDTLTRLNDSRFGDTDRDVSNIEEYIRMGKIGQSFVNDERVVLLIDEIDKADSDFQDDMLDILDQMEFDIIEIDKTMNAKFRPVIIITSNAKKDLSDPFLGRCNFHHIAFPSPELMREIIDVHFPDVDQKLETAAIQTFYRLREIEGVEKKPATRELINWIRALEADPDFDIKEIDKVPYLGVLYKKSQDYQIAEYQIRGERVRRVGRLR, from the coding sequence ATGGGAAATAACGATGGCAGAAAAATCTTTACTGGTGCGAGTAAATATGTCCTTGATACTGAACTGGCCAAGATCGTCAACATCTCCATGGCCCTGGAGATGCCTCTTCTGCTCAAAGGTGAGCCGGGCACGGGCAAGACGACCCTGGCCCACGCCATTGCCGAGGCCTTGAACATGCCTCTCATTGTGCTCAACGTTAAGTCTAATATGAAGCTCGTGGATGCACTTTATCTATACGATACCCTGACCAGACTTAATGACAGCCGGTTCGGTGACACGGACCGGGACGTGAGCAACATCGAGGAGTATATCCGTATGGGTAAGATCGGCCAGTCCTTTGTGAACGATGAGCGCGTGGTACTGCTCATAGATGAGATTGATAAAGCGGATTCCGATTTTCAGGATGACATGCTGGATATCCTGGATCAGATGGAGTTTGACATCATCGAAATTGACAAGACCATGAACGCCAAATTTCGGCCGGTCATCATCATCACCTCCAACGCCAAGAAGGACCTTTCCGATCCGTTTCTGGGGCGGTGTAATTTTCATCATATTGCCTTCCCCTCACCGGAATTAATGCGGGAGATAATAGACGTCCACTTCCCGGACGTGGACCAGAAACTGGAAACCGCAGCCATCCAGACATTTTACCGGCTGCGTGAGATTGAAGGGGTTGAAAAAAAACCGGCCACGCGGGAACTGATTAACTGGATTCGAGCTTTGGAGGCAGATCCGGATTTTGACATCAAAGAAATAGATAAGGTTCCTTACCTGGGTGTGCTTTATAAAAAGAGCCAGGACTACCAGATCGCTGAATATCAGATTCGGGGAGAGCGCGTCCGGAGAGTGGGCCGGTTGCGGTAA
- a CDS encoding UDP-3-O-acyl-N-acetylglucosamine deacetylase — MQNSVQRTLKKSVSCIGIGLHSGKKVNLTLHPAPEDSGIVFVRTDLNGGPAIKACLANVVHTRRATTLGKDGVTLSTVEHLLSALAGLGVDNTRIEVNSAEIPIMDGSSAPFVFLIKTAGLRRQKKTRKFYIVQESLAVSDGDKTISLAPASKFIIDYSINFNHPLLKNQSHQMCFSRPVFEKEISRARTFGFLHEVEHLKKNGFARGGSLDNAIVIDHFRILNEGGLRFETEFVRHKILDLIGDISLLGSPVIGHFNAHKSGHTLHHALLTKFMATPGAWKLETLAKSSQARSFDQTEAAQATA, encoded by the coding sequence ATGCAGAACTCGGTTCAGCGCACCTTGAAAAAAAGTGTCTCGTGTATCGGGATCGGCCTCCATTCCGGGAAAAAGGTCAACCTGACCTTACATCCAGCGCCTGAAGATTCGGGTATCGTCTTTGTGCGGACGGATCTCAACGGAGGACCGGCTATTAAGGCCTGCCTGGCAAACGTAGTCCACACTCGCCGGGCCACGACCCTGGGAAAGGACGGCGTTACCTTATCTACGGTCGAACATCTTTTATCGGCCTTGGCTGGTTTGGGCGTGGACAACACCAGGATTGAGGTCAACTCGGCTGAAATCCCGATCATGGACGGCTCCTCAGCACCTTTCGTTTTTCTCATCAAAACGGCCGGACTCAGGCGGCAGAAGAAGACCAGGAAGTTTTATATCGTCCAGGAATCTCTGGCAGTAAGCGATGGAGATAAAACCATCTCCTTAGCGCCTGCCTCAAAATTTATCATTGATTATTCTATTAATTTCAACCACCCCTTGCTAAAAAACCAATCCCACCAGATGTGCTTTTCCCGGCCGGTTTTTGAGAAAGAAATCAGTCGAGCTCGAACATTCGGGTTCCTGCATGAAGTTGAGCACCTGAAAAAAAATGGCTTTGCCCGGGGCGGATCATTGGACAACGCCATAGTAATTGATCATTTTCGCATCCTTAACGAAGGCGGTCTGCGTTTTGAGACTGAGTTTGTTCGTCATAAAATTCTTGATCTTATCGGTGACATATCTCTCCTGGGATCGCCCGTTATCGGCCATTTCAATGCTCACAAATCTGGTCACACCCTGCATCATGCCTTGCTAACCAAGTTTATGGCCACGCCCGGGGCCTGGAAACTGGAAACGTTGGCAAAGTCGTCTCAAGCCCGCTCCTTTGATCAAACAGAGGCCGCCCAGGCCACTGCCTGA